The genomic segment AGGGTTCTTGCCCAGAGACGACCGGACCATGAAGATGGTATAGCGACGGTTTTGGATTTTCCACGGGAGAGACGAAAGCCGGTAGTGGGGAGCGGGGCAGAGTTAGCGCCGGAGAGTAAACCGGGCCAAATCGTGTTACGGCAACGGTTTGTGATCTTGAACGAAATCGACTCTACTTCTGCCAATCCAATTAAATAAAAGgtataaaaacaaacacaagtcGTTATGAATTATTGAAGAAACGTAATCAAATTTTACCTGAAAGAGATATGAAAAAACCCAGAATCATAAACACGAAGAGGATTCTTCGATTCATCATCTCTAAAATGtggactctctctctctctctctctctctctctctaaagtAGAAGTGTAGGCTCGAATGAGTAAAGCGACTGCAACTTTActttgagaaaattaaaaagagcgGCGGTGGAGATAAATCGAAGAGAGACTtgaaaaccaattaaaaaaaaaaagaaccaaatcaaaatcgaaCCGATAACTTACTGGGTTAGTGAATCCCAAATTAAACCGGGTTTCTGGTTACCTCCTCCATTAAGCGGTGCGCACGTGGGGTTTTCTATGTGGACCTCAAAACatgcttatgtttttttttatttttcttttagagaGAACAGAGAGTACTCCGATTTCCAAggtaacaacaaacaaaccacaGATCTAAAAATCTTCCCatatctgctttttttttttttaagttttacttatccAATCCGAATCGTCTCCACAGCTACAGTAAAAATACGGGTGTGTGACTGTGATCATCAAGGAAACGGTGGCGTGTTTTTAGACTctctagagaagaagatgaaaagattgaaaaataaagaattgaCTAGTCCTCTTGATGGAGACTGCAGCACGGATATTAAATTCCAAACAATGCCAATGAACTAAATGCCATTTATTGCATCCATGAACAAATAGATTTTGTATCTATGCCTATGGGGCACGAGAGATCTTATTCTTATCCatatactaatattttcttccatcatccataaaaaaaaaaaaaatccaaccttaacaaaataatattatcagATCTCACGATTCAATTCATTCAGATAAACAAAAACCCAGAATAATGTTTTGCATATGAACACTTGAAACAGAGCACAAGTAGTAGTAGCAAGCATTTCAACCATCACAAGTGACAAGTACCATCGTCATCATAATAAAACCATTAAGTAGCATAACCAAAATAAGTCCTACTAATCCGAAACCATCCAGAGAGATTAAGaagattaaaaactaaaaaggacAGAGAGAGACCCCATCACATAATAAGCAAAAAGCGGATAATAAGATAGAGATAGAACACGGCGAGACTAAGATCCTCCGATCAACATGTGTCAGATGACCGATTCACTCTTCTCTACCGTCGGACCGGCGATCCTTTTAACGTCCACCGCTGGTGCAATCCCTGGCGAAATGTCCCGACTCGCCACAGCTGCAGCAGCTTCCACCGCCTCCGCCTCCTCCACGTCCGCCTCCTCCgtaacctcctccaccaccgtagCCTCCGCCGCCTTCAGAACAGTCTCTCGCCATGTGACCGGGCTCACCACACTTGTAGCAGTCGCTGCCTCCACGGCCACCGCCTCGTCCACCTCcgtaaccaccaccaccaccgccgtaGCTAGCACCAGATCCGCGGCCTCCACCACGTCCGCCACCGAAACCGCCACGACCGCCAGATGAACCACCACCGCTGTTGCCTTGGACGGGAGCGCCGTCGGGACCAGAGACATCTATGGCCTTGGGACGGCCATTGTTGTCGGTTTCGACCTCGAACTCGACAGATTCTTCGGCAGCGAGGCTGCGGAAACCCTCAGATCTGATGGAGGACTGATGAACGAAGAGATCGTCGCCGCCGTCGTCAGGAGTGATGAAACCGAAGCCCTTCTGGGTGTCAAACCATTTGACGGAGCCTTTGCGTCTCTCACCACCGCCGTTGTCTCCGCTCATTCTGATCGAAATCTCTTTTTCAAACTCTCACtttaaatctcaaaaaaaaaagcgaaaccctagaaaacaatttatatattctttcttcttcaccccacaataatctctctctctctctgcacgcagcagctgctgctgctgttttATATGTGCGTAGCGAGAGGTGTGCCAAGGCAAGGGTATGACTGCCACGTCACCCACactagttcatttttttttccatctttccaagaaatataaaaagtaaaaatatcttttacttaaatccttttttttgtgtttaattttttttccattaattctttttttttcgatttcatccttttatttatgatatactattatttttgcaATTAGTATAGTCTACCtaatagtgatttataaatttgatttcttcagCATTAGGAAAACATGAAAATTCGTTGATTTCGAAAACGAATCtgtaactaaaataaataaataaaatagaggggagttaaaaaaaaaaaagaaatgggcTAGCATGGggcttaaataaatatatccaTTTGAGGAAAGAAAATGGATAATTTAGCCCAGCAACTAGCCGTTGCATCTGGACGGTTGGGGTGTTTTCCAGGAGATGGATATCAGCCGTCAGATTATTTAGTAGATCTAGTCAAAATTATTGAAGAGGCTAGTTTGGGGAATAGAGaccacatttaatttttttattttttgtttggtgcaGTCAAATAACATTATTAAAGAATGACATATCAAACGTCAGCAGATATTTCAACTGGTCAATagacttttaacaaaaattaaaaaagtaattcactCTGGTCAATATTGCATTTATTGTTCCACTTTCCACGTATTTAACCAGAATTTTACTACtagtaattttttgttttgttttaaccaCATTACATTTTTACATCTAGTCAAAACGCAGCCGTTTTGAATAATACACATAGAAGGAGTGGTTTCGCCGCTGTGTGCTGCatctaatctaatctaatctaaGTCTAAATGCGAGACATGGAAGGAGTGGTTTCGCCGCTATTGATTCATCTAGTTAGAGCCGGTAACAACATCTTATTCCCATTCTTCAAAACACTCTGtgtcgttttgtttttttccctttttaactCAGTTTCCATCATTTGATCTCCTCGCTTTATAGACAATCATCAAAGAATGGAATTAGAGAGACAGAGAGGCAGGAGAGATGCATATTTGTTGGATATGGACTGCGCCCAATATACCACTCGGTCCAACAAGACAAGTTAATTGTGATTTCGGTCCgacaaaattggaaaaaaaatcattaacacCCCGCAGAGAGTAATCTCGGCATTTCGCGTTGGAAACCCTAGGGAACCCTAAGTCAACAGTCCGTTATAAAAGGAGACAGCATTTATTGAAATCACCATCCTGACCCCAGATATTATccagagagcaatactttgcatcgataACTGTTATTGCcttttgtatcattcatttCCACTTTCTAGCTTGTCATTATTCTGTTTGTTAGTTCTACTGTGAACTGACGAACTTAATTTTGGCTCTTTGTAAGTGACGACCTCAAATTTCctcgttaataaaagaactaGCTCACTCTTCCCCCAAAATCTTATTTTGGctcagttatatattttttctattaaattggGGTATTCATACCCCCAAAGATCACATCACCCACTGGTCTGGCTAACAAAAAAGGGGGCATTGGCATTGCATcagatatatacatatctcCCTTCCCTCTCTCGTTAGCTCTGTTtcacttgtgtttttttttttgttgttgtcaaactATATTAAAGACTAGTTTACTAGTGTTTGTCATCAATCTGCTTGCTTCTTCTTACTTGTATCTTGTCAGTGTCTAGCATCTGCCTAAGTATTCCTTTCATTGTTCCGCACAAATTAATGTTACTCTCTGAATTCATTTTTGCTTCACTCTGCTGCACATGATGATCATTTTCACTACATCTTCCCATTATGAATCACCTACATTTTGAGTTTAAACTTTACCTCATTAAAGTGAAAGACTAAATACTCTACTTTCCTTGATTCTGAATCTCTTGCTATTGTATCTGGActtaaaatgtttttgtaatgaaGAATATGAATGTACACTCTTAAGTATTAAATCACACAGACACACAACACACTCACTGACATGTTTTCACACATTAAGAACCCTAACACTAACACAGCCGTGTTCTGATTCTTTAACTTTTTGCTTAATAACACAACACAAGATATacaaaagtctctctctctacgGGTTTCTTTACTCATGCCTTACCTTCAGCTCTTGCAAAGGTGAGCCCAACGCAAGCATCAACAAACTCCTTATCAATGAAATCCGTCGAGAAGATCTGCAGTTTGTCAGCACATCCTCTCTTTACACACTCGATGATGAACACTTTTGCGTAGCAATGTATCCGCTTTGTCACCGGTTTAACACACAGTATAGGGTTATCAGCCTGCGGCGTCACAGTGTTCTCCACCCGGTAGAAGTGTTTCCTGGAAGCAGCCGGTTGCTGCTGGCTCAAATGCTTGATGTTGCTCTCGAACTTGGTCGAAGGAAGATCCGTATCAATCCAATTGTCTTTCAGGTAACCTGCACTCCACAGGGGATCACCGTGCTTAGGCTGAGGCGACTTCCTCGGTTTCCAAACGCAGATCACTCTCTTTGGAAGCAGCTCAGCGACTGTCTTGTTGAACACGTGATCGTCCTGGTGAATCAGATGATCTCCGAGCTGTTCGACAAGATACTTATCGAACTCTGGTGGATCTTCGTGTCCAAACTCTGTTCTGATCTCGAGAATCACAATCTCAGACTCTGTCTCAGAGAGAAACCGTTTGAGATCGGCCAAGACAAGGTCGACGCTGTAAGTCTTGAGGATACCGTGGCAGACACGGCGATCTTCTTGAACACGAATGTCAAGGACTCGAGTACCCGCCACGAGCTGGTTGTAGATGGAGAGAGACTGGCACTGTGCAAAGGGACGAGACACGAAACGGATCCCGATTTTGTTGGTGGCAGAGTCGTGAGTGCCTGGCCAGACGATCTTGTTGATGTGAAGCTTTTCAGGTCCAACGCCGGACATCCAGTTTTTACGATCGGACGGCATGTAATCACACCCCGGAAACTCGCAGCCGCATGATTTCTCGAGATCTGTCATGGCTTTCTTCTCCGTTGAGACAGCTTTCCGACGCTCGAGCTGTTTCGATAGATGAGACCCCATTTCGTCAGGATGAACAACCTTTGCTTTGCTCTCTCTATCTGTTGATCACCAATTGAATTCTCTATTTtgtgtcttctttttttgtttttcaagaaACGTACGATGTCTTCTttttataagtaaataaaacattCTTACTTGCTCATAAGCTGCTGTTATGATGATtggtttttttatattgttgttaTGCTTTCTTCTGTTTGATActgtataaatattattattgttgcgAATTATACGTTActctttttaattactttatcGGAAAAACACCGTCCAGCTGGATTAATATTCGGAGATTATAGAAGTAGcaatttttaataacattaaaacCGATAAAGTTTGATATGTTAGTATAACTTTCTTCTAATTTATCGTTAATGGTCAACTGATTTGATTAGTTGagatatatacagtatatacaNTGCTTTCTTCTGTTTGATActgtataaatattattattgttgcgAATTATACGTTActctttttaattactttatcGGAAAAACACCGTCCAGCTGGATTAATATTCGGAGATTATAGAAGTAGcaatttttaataacattaaaacCGATAAAGTTTGATATGTTAGTATAACTTTCTTCTAATTTATCGTTAATGGTCAACTGATTTGATTAGTTGagatatatacagtatatacatTGAGAGAGTGGTTGGGTTGTAATTGATGGAGAGTGAGTGTGTGTAATGTTTTGTAGgtccataatatttttattttttcttctttttttggtatcgCTGTCttcaattttgttatttgtcACTTTCTCTATGAGCTGGCTGCTTTCTCCGACGTGAAAGATATCAATACACCGTGGAATTTGCATATCTTACacgattttatttctttattttcttgtggAATATACAGGACACATGTTTAGTTTCTATTGAAATTCAAATTCGTACCATAGTTTATAGTTATCATCAATAAACGCTtcgaaaaaaaatagtaatagtttttggataaaatatcatAGTAATAGGATCCGAAGGGAAAGCAAATCATACACATGGCCTACCATGTGTTTTGTAACTTGTTAAGGTTATCTCACCAAGCAAAAATAATGATAACAAAACATAAGCACAACcggtaaaacaaaaacaaaactcaaattgaaacctgatttttttgttcagtAAAGCTACccttttttcatttattattaataataatagttgGACGAAACATGCATGGggtttaattaataataatgatacaCAGTAGCATCATATCGAAGAATAGCATCACCTGTCTTCATATCAATATGATGCGTTTTTATTTTGACGAAGCCTCTCGCCATTCTGAATTTCCCACGTCCACCAACAATCGCGATCTCTCTTTCCCCAGCCTCTTCTGCTACCGGGTTCCTTGAGAATATACTAATCGAGCTTCCGTTGAATTTTCCCGTTGTAAACGCCAAATCAGCATACATCACGATCGTGAATTTGCTAATCTCCTTGCTAGCGGAGACGTACATCCCACGACCATTCCCGATCTCTTTTGAGTGTATCTCCGGTCCAAGGGTGAGTGGATCATCGATTACAAAGAGACTTCCGAACCCCACTGGTGAATTTGCATCTCTAGTGAGATTATCATGTGCGATTCTGACAGCGGTAGGATTTTTGCCACTAAGAATATCATGGAGATAGAACCCGACACGAGTTACTTTCTCCTCTTTCAGATTAGCCGGCTGTGTTTTGCTGTAATAGGATTCCTTTCTATGAGCCATAACGGCTACACTCAAGCAAAGTgcaaaaattgttattattcggcttttcatgattataaatttgGAGAAATTGATATGAAGGGGTGGTCTATGTGAGTCATGTGACATATATAGTTTGAACACTTATATATCAAAAGGAAAGTTTATATAGGTAAGATATTCTTCTACAAAATGATACTctacacaaaaagaaagaaatcaaattaaagaGGTCAAATCTCATTATTCATATAATAACCTAATGATATTATCctatattagaaaaagaagtagTGAATGCAATGCATTATAGAATAATCTTCCTTTGTGGAAAATAAAACCAACATACGTATTAACATCAGacatatgtaatttatattagttaattttgttagaaaaaaccATATTGTAAAAAAGTCAAACCATtcatctaaataaatatataaaataataacaatctgaataaatgcgaccaacagttgtgtttttttcgtaattttttaaaaattcaaacgattgtatctgttcattgtagagttgtgtcttttcactatatttcatttatatattttcatcacaacttttcattCTAATAGGCGTGTCTATTTAAAtggtcatgtcttttgaactctctttatatttgtctcttcatcaataactaacaagttctttgaaacaaatttttcattttatgttgaatctagcTGATTGAATATTACTATCTAACATTCACCGtaattctataatctaactaaaattttagaaaaaattatagcaatagagaaattttaatacaacttaatatagaatttacagttgcgtctatttattgtaatttttaattttaaaaatagtttaatatttaaaaataataataacaatctgaataaatacaaACAACAGTTTCGACTttgcttaatatttttttataaggaacttgtttttatttggttttttaaactcaaacagttgtatcaattcattgtagagttgtgtcttttcactatattttattcaaatttttcatcacaacttttcgttctaatagatgtgtctatttaaatagtcatgtcttttgaactttctatatatttatctcttcatcaataactatcaaatttgttgaaataaattttccgttttatgttgaatctaaataatttgaatattaatatataatattcaacgttattctataatctaactaaaattttaaaaataattatagcaatatagaaatttaataaaacttgatatataatttatagttgCATCTATTTATTataacttttcgttaaaaactattttaaaatttaaaatttatattattttatttttaattataattatttaatagaaaattacatttactcattataaccattagttcaatattctcagttaggatcacttttgtcataatgatttttttaattgttgttttaccataattcttcataaaatatcttatatttataatactttaaacaatgttttttgcaaagttacatatattctacataatattttttgttataagttttcattttgatggttttgtttttaataataatttatatttaatgtttatgtattcaaactattatattatatactaatgttttcataatgtataattttaaattttatttattttttttctaaaatatttcccCCCGCAACATCGCGGAGGGGTCTGAGTCTTAGTAGAAACAATATCAGACAatgaaattgatatttttaatttacattatgtagaaatattaatataaatgagtattttttttagtttttattagatatgttgattaatttcaaagttttatgcTTGATATTGATACGTTAATTAATAGTTAAAATTTCTAGTGGTGTTTTTACAACTTTGAACATGTTGAGAAGTGATTTACagtatttagttttttaatatcGTCGTTCCAATAACTTTGGTTGGGATACTtctagtaaaataaaaataaggaatAGTCGCATAAACTTTATTCTTCGAAGcagaattattaattaattaattttgtagacAACCGGCGCAAGAATCCAATGTATTGACCACGCGCAACTAACGCGCGTTAAGAGCGTGCTGTCAAAATGGGTAATGTATATAGTCCAGCCGAAATGTCTACTTTTTGGTCCGTTTTAATATTTACAATTCTCGAGCGCGTGTGATGGTTTTACTTAATCATAATTTCCCGACTCGTCCCACCACTTTTAACTTGTcgctgttttgtttttattttatactctCGGCCTCTTGGGTTCTCTTAATTCATCtcatactgtattttttttttcttttttgtaatacCAGAGTGGACTACCCATCGAACGCAGGTCAGGTAGGCCCGATCGGTAAATTTTTTGCATACAATGTAATGGATCATCAGGCCTTGTATGATCCAAATTCTATTTTTGGTGGATCAACGAAGAAATACATTGAGCGATGATGACGACTGCCCAACAAAGGGCTATTCCCAAAATTCCAAAGAAATAATTAAACGATAATAAAACGAATAATGAAATTGTACAACTCGTAAAAGTAAGAcacccaaaaccctaaaaaatttcaacaGA from the Camelina sativa cultivar DH55 chromosome 12, Cs, whole genome shotgun sequence genome contains:
- the LOC104729176 gene encoding dirigent protein 15-like, producing the protein MKSRIITIFALCLSVAVMAHRKESYYSKTQPANLKEEKVTRVGFYLHDILSGKNPTAVRIAHDNLTRDANSPVGFGSLFVIDDPLTLGPEIHSKEIGNGRGMYVSASKEISKFTIVMYADLAFTTGKFNGSSISIFSRNPVAEEAGEREIAIVGGRGKFRMARGFVKIKTHHIDMKTGDAILRYDATVYHYY
- the LOC104729174 gene encoding cold shock protein 2, with translation MSGDNGGGERRKGSVKWFDTQKGFGFITPDDGGDDLFVHQSSIRSEGFRSLAAEESVEFEVETDNNGRPKAIDVSGPDGAPVQGNSGGGSSGGRGGFGGGRGGGRGSGASYGGGGGGYGGGRGGGRGGSDCYKCGEPGHMARDCSEGGGGYGGGGGYGGGGRGGGGGGGSCCSCGESGHFARDCTSGGR
- the LOC104729175 gene encoding PI-PLC X-box domain-containing protein DDB_G0293730-like, which produces MGSHLSKQLERRKAVSTEKKAMTDLEKSCGCEFPGCDYMPSDRKNWMSGVGPEKLHINKIVWPGTHDSATNKIGIRFVSRPFAQCQSLSIYNQLVAGTRVLDIRVQEDRRVCHGILKTYSVDLVLADLKRFLSETESEIVILEIRTEFGHEDPPEFDKYLVEQLGDHLIHQDDHVFNKTVAELLPKRVICVWKPRKSPQPKHGDPLWSAGYLKDNWIDTDLPSTKFESNIKHLSQQQPAASRKHFYRVENTVTPQADNPILCVKPVTKRIHCYAKVFIIECVKRGCADKLQIFSTDFIDKEFVDACVGLTFARAEGKA